In the genome of Pacificitalea manganoxidans, the window ATCGATCTCAACACGCGCGTGACCGCGGAGCTCGCCATTGCGCTGGTCGCCATGTGGCAACTCGAAGCCATCCAGACCGTGGGCGATGGCACCGGCGGCGTGATCGATGCCGCCACCATCGCCGAAGAACAGCGCTTCATGGATTTCACCTTGCCGGACCTGCGGGCTGATTAAGGCGTTTCGAAATTGATCCCCAAAAACAAATATCGGTTTTCGCGTTCGAGCGCAGCGAGAGGCAGCGAAGAACCGATTCAACTCATTTCGAAACGCCGAGCGGGGGCATGAATGGTGGCGACTGAACAAGAAATCATCGAGGAAGAACTGGTCTACGGTGCCCTGCGCCGCGAGCGGCTTTGGCAGCGTCTTGGCCTGATGGGCCTTGTCTTCGGTATCATCGGCTGTCTGAGTGCCGCGGCTGTCTCGATCCTCGATGTCGACCCGCCCCCCGTCGTTGTCCCCTATGATCCCGCCACCGGCTTTGCACTCCCCGAAGCCTCGGTGGGCGCCTCCTCGGTGACCGCCAACCAGGCGATCATCGAGGCGGAGGTGTTCCGCTATGTGGCCGACCGGGAGGTCTATAACCAGCTCGACAACGATCTGCGCATCCGCAGCGTCCTGCGCCGCTCGGACGGAGCTGCCGAGAGCGGGCTGCGCCAGATCTGGAACAGCGCAAATGAAAACTATCCGCCGACCGTCTATGGCCCCAATGCCCGGCTCGACGTGGAAATCCTCAGCATCAACCGGATCGGCACCAACCGCGCCACGGTGCGCCTGCGCAAGCGTCTGACCTCCATCAACGGCACCCAAACCGGGCTCTTCACCGCGACCCTTCTCTTCGAGTTCCGCCCCGAGACCCGCCGCTCCATCGACGAGGTCTGGACCAATCCGTTTGGGTTCACCGTGCTCGAATATTCCATCCGCTCCGACAGATTGGAGAATTAGTTTGATCAATAAGTTCTTTGTTGCTGCCATATTTGTTTTGCTGCCTGCCCTTGCCTTTGCCGAAGCGATCCCGCGCGGTGGTCCAAATGACAGCCGCGTGCGGCTGGCAACATATCAAGAAGGTCAGGTCTACCGCTTCAGCGTCTCGCTTACCCATGTCACCACGGTCGAATTCGGCGAGGGTGAAAGCATCCGCTCGATTATCGCAGGCGACACGGAAGGGTTTGAGATCGATGGCGTGCCGGGCGGCCAGGCCTTCGCGATCAAGCCCGTCGCGCGCGGCGTTCATACCAATGTGACGGTCTACACGAACAGGCGAAGCTACTATTTCAACGTCGAGGAGGTCCGCAGCCCGACCTTCTATGTGGTGCAGTTCCGCTATCCGGAGGACGATGCGCGCCCGACCCGGGCCATCGCCGCCCAAGCGCCGAACTACAACTACGGTGCCAGCGCGCGGACCGAGTTCACGCCAACCCGCATCTGGGATGACGGGACGTTCACGTATTTCGCGTTTCCAAGAAACGCGCCTGTGCCCGCGGTCTTCCGCTACGCGGGCGGCCGCGAGCGCACGGTCAACACGCAAACTCCTGAAGACGGCGTGATCCGCGTCAGCGGCGTGAACCGCCAATGGGTCCTGCGACTTGGCGAAGAGGTGGTCTGCATCGAGGCGATCCCGCCCGCGGAGGCCACCTCATGAGCGATACCGGGAACACCGAGCTGGAAAAACGCCTCGCCGCCCTTGAGAAAGGCAGTGCCCGCGCCCCCACGGCGTCGCAGCGCCGGTCGCCCCTTCTCGCGCTGATCGTGGTCCTCGTCATCGGCGCAGGTGGTGCCCTGCTCTATCTCCTCTCACAGCCCGACGAAGAGGAAGCCTTGCCGACGGCCACCCCGGACGTCTTCCAAAACGAGGGGGACGGCTTTGGCGCTATCGAGACCTTGCCTCCGCCCGAGCCCGAGGTTGTGTTTGTCGGACCGGATCCAGTCGAGCCCAACGCGGAGCTTCTGGCGCAGATCACCGCGCTGCAGGCTCAGATCGAGGAATTACGCAACGCCCCCGAACCGGTCGTCGAGGAAGA includes:
- a CDS encoding virB8 family protein, which produces MVATEQEIIEEELVYGALRRERLWQRLGLMGLVFGIIGCLSAAAVSILDVDPPPVVVPYDPATGFALPEASVGASSVTANQAIIEAEVFRYVADREVYNQLDNDLRIRSVLRRSDGAAESGLRQIWNSANENYPPTVYGPNARLDVEILSINRIGTNRATVRLRKRLTSINGTQTGLFTATLLFEFRPETRRSIDEVWTNPFGFTVLEYSIRSDRLEN
- a CDS encoding TrbG/VirB9 family P-type conjugative transfer protein, whose protein sequence is MINKFFVAAIFVLLPALAFAEAIPRGGPNDSRVRLATYQEGQVYRFSVSLTHVTTVEFGEGESIRSIIAGDTEGFEIDGVPGGQAFAIKPVARGVHTNVTVYTNRRSYYFNVEEVRSPTFYVVQFRYPEDDARPTRAIAAQAPNYNYGASARTEFTPTRIWDDGTFTYFAFPRNAPVPAVFRYAGGRERTVNTQTPEDGVIRVSGVNRQWVLRLGEEVVCIEAIPPAEATS